A genomic window from Solanum dulcamara chromosome 11, daSolDulc1.2, whole genome shotgun sequence includes:
- the LOC129874586 gene encoding calcium uniporter protein 2, mitochondrial, which produces MAFKKTLAQRLSNVYKTTGFSISACRISSSSMSARKLTPPHPDNKIAPDPGDNGIFRRFIHRRLINTSLATSPELRLFPTGESLIEKIREMDIGRSRIKLDGLLPPEEMRPEPETEETPEGKLTVADAKKLLKVSQLEMLKLRLKQIEKNCISYSEFVQICSGISSNNDLGIEFAKILDDSGTVLVLGNVVFLRPDQVVKTLQSLLPMPVTTNPNDPQMMKELNQLEEEKTAIDKKAESLVRRELWFGLGYFVIQTAAFMRLTFWELSWDVMEPICFYVTSFYCMAGYTFFLRTSKEPSFEGFFQSRFVSKQKRLMKLRNFDLQRYNELKRACCPPSPPSTPPGRTLTFT; this is translated from the exons ATGGCGTTCAAAAAAACTCTAGCTCAGCGCCTTTCCAATGTATACAAAACAACCGGTTTTTCCATTTCTGCTTGTCGTATATCTTCATCATCCATGTCAGCCAGGAAACTGACCCCTCCTCATCCTGATAACAAAATCGCACCAGATCCCGGAGATAATGGAATTTTCCGGCGATTCATCCACCGTCGGCTCATTAACACATCTCTGGCGACCTCACCGGAGCTCCGGTTATTTCCCACCGGCGAAAGTCTCATCGAGAAAATCCGTGAAATGGACATTGGCAGAAGTAGGATCAAACTCGATGGACTCCTGCCGCCTGAAGAGATGCGGCCGGAACCGGAGACGGAGGAAACGCCGGAGGGTAAATTGACCGTGGCAGATGCGAAGAAGCTGCTAAAAGTATCACAATTGGAGATGTTGAAATTGAGGCTTAAGCAGATTGAAAAGAACTGTATTTCCTACTCGGAATTTGTTCAGATCTGCTCTGGAATTAGTTCGAATAATGATTTAGGCATCGAATTCGCGAAGATTCTAGATGATTCTGGAACTGTGCTTGTTCTTGGAAACGTTGTGTTCCTCAGGCCTGATCAG GTAGTGAAAACTCTACAAAGCCTATTGCCAATGCCCGTGACGACGAACCCTAATGACCCACAAATGATGAAGGAGCTCAATCAATTGGAAGAGGAAAAAACAGCAATTGACAAGAAAGCAGAGTCATTGGTGCGTAGAGAATTGTGGTTTGGGCTAGGCTACTTTGTCATTCAAACAGCAGCATTCATGAGATTGACATTTTGGGAACTCTCATGGGATGTCATGGAACCAATTTGCTTCTATGTCACATCCTTTTACTGCATGGCTGGTTATACTTTCTTCCTTAGGACGTCGAAAGAGCCTTCTTTCGAAGGATTTTTCCAAAGCCGATTTGTTTCTAAGCAAAAGCGACTAATGAAGCTTCGGAATTTCGATCTTCAAAGGTATAACGAGCTCAAAAGAGCTTGTTGTCCTCCATCACCACCGTCGACGCCTCCTGGAAGAACCTTAACGTTTACATGA